One window of the Hemitrygon akajei chromosome 5, sHemAka1.3, whole genome shotgun sequence genome contains the following:
- the LOC140727407 gene encoding ropporin-1-like, whose product MSNGGFRAQKSKEENSSSLPPCKPTLTPGLLRALHAQVNGRLIVPAKEVEQKWNDLGLPADTLRRIMTVGAFGVEIEWMKFFALCCSTLDPNITNAMRYAFEILSSKEDGGRIPYTTFRFLYSYLAMIDGEIHRSQIEKMLNNIERQVAENDGLVKVSDFISC is encoded by the exons ATGTCGAATGGAGGATTCCGTGCCCAAaaatcaaaggaagaaaattCATCATCTCTACCTCCATGCAAACCAACACTAACACCTGGTTTATTAAGGGCCTTACATGCACAA GTGAATGGAAGATTAATAGTACCAGCAAAAGAAGTCGAGCAAAAATGGAATGACCTTGGCCTTCCTGCAGATACTCTAAGACGCATAATGACTGTGGGTGCTTTTGGCGTGGAGATTGAATGGATGAAATTTTTTGCCTTGTGTTGCAGTACACTTGATCCT AACATTACAAATGCCATGAGGTATGCATTTGAGATTTTAAGTTCAAAGGAAGATGGTGGTCGCATTCCTTACACCACGTTTAGATTCCTCTACAGTTACCTTGCCATGATAGATGGTGAAATTCATCGATCGCAGATTGAAAAGATGCTTAACAACATTGAACGGCAGGT AGCTGAAAATGATGGACTTGTCAAAGTTAGTGATTTCATCAGCTGCTGA